In Capsicum annuum cultivar UCD-10X-F1 chromosome 7, UCD10Xv1.1, whole genome shotgun sequence, one genomic interval encodes:
- the LOC107856801 gene encoding vesicle-associated protein 4-2, translating to MALGNEKSVDGKIWGLCKLPFWHSNSSSVAATSSSVASSSSSFRQQQQQQFQHQNHNGISVDHHSNIHASLKVSSVAKSFLPTRRKLSLDPPNKLYFPYEPGKQVKSAIRIKNISKNPVAFKFQTTGPKSCYMRPPGGILAPDESIIATVFKFVEPPDNNEKQVGKKSRVKFKVMSLKVKEDVDYVPELFDERRDEVAVEQVLGVVFLDTERPCPALEKLNRQLAEAEAEVEARKRPPEDTGPKIVGEGLVIDEWKERRERYLARQQVDGVDSV from the exons atGGCACTTGGTAATGAAAAATCTGTAGATGGAAAAATTTGGGGACTATGTAAACTTCCATTTTGGCATTCAAACAGCAGTTCAGTGGCTGCTACTTCTTCTTCtgttgcttcttcttcatcatcttttaggcagcagcaacaacaacagttTCAGCATCAGAACCATAATGGCATTTCTGTggatcatcattctaatattcatGCTTCACTTAAAGTTTCTTCTGTTGCAAAATCATTTCTTCCAACGCGTCGTAAGCTCAGTCTTGATCCACCAAACAAGCTTTACTTTCCAT ATGAGCCTGGTAAACAAGTCAAGAGTGCTATTAGAATCAAGAACATTAGCAAGAATCCTGTAGCCTTCAAG TTTCAAACTACGGGGCCAAAGAGTTGTTACATGCGGCCTCCAGGTGGTATTCTTGCTCCTGATGAAAGCATCATTGCAACAG TTTTCAAATTCGTCGAGCCACCTGATAATAACGAGAAACAAGTTGGCAAGAAGAGCAGGGTCAAGTTCAAAGTCATGAGCTTAAAAGTAAAAGAGGATGTTGATTATGTGCCAGAGCTG TTTGACGAACGGAGGGACGAAGTAGCAGTTGAACAAGTATTGGGTGTGGTATTCCTTGATACTGAACGCCCTTGCCCT GCACTCGAGAAACTTAACCGCCAGCTAGCTGAAGCTGAGGCTGAGGTTGAGGCACGCAAAAGACCTCCAGAAGATACAGGTCCAAAGATCGTCGGGGAAGGCCTTGTCATTGACGAATGG AAAGAAAGAAGGGAAAGATATCTTGCAAGGCAACAAGTTGATGGAGTTGATTCAGTATAA